The following nucleotide sequence is from Tardiphaga sp. 709.
AGGCGTCGAGCGCGCCAAGGCCGCCAAGACCAAGTAACAGAGACCGGCGTAGCAGAAGGGGACTTCCGATGCGCCGATGGATCAAACTGCTCCGAACGGCCGCGCTGATCGTCATCGCGGCCGTTCTGCTTCTTGCGGGCGTCGTACTCGTCAAGACGTTCAGCGGGGGATCGCGGCAGCTGCAAGTGACCGCAGCGGCGAAAGCGCCCGTCGATGAGCAGGCGGCCGCAGAGCGCCTTGCAGAGGCGATCCGCTTTCCGACCATCTCCAATTTTCTCAATCCCGATCAGGCTGCCGAACCGCTTCGTGCGATGCAGGCGCATCTGGTGGCGAGCTTTCCGGCTTTCCATGCGGCGGCGAAGCGCGAAGTGGTCGGCGATTACAGCCTGCTCTACACATGGGAAGGCAGCGATCCTGCCTTGAAGCCGATCGCGCTGCTGGCGCATCAGGATGTCGTGCCTGTTGCCCCGGGCACCGAAAAGGACTGGCAGCAGCCGCCGTTCAAGGGCGTCGTCGCCGATGGCTTCATCTGGGGGCGCGGGTCATGGGACGACAAGGGCAATCTGTACTCAATCCTCGAAGCCGCCGAAGCCATGGCGAAGGCAGGTTTCAAGCCGAAACGCACGATCTATTTCGCTTTCGGTCATGACGAGGAAGTGTCCGGCAAGCGCGGCGCGCGGGCGATCGCGGCGCTGCTGAAATCACGCGGCGCGAAACTCGACTTCGTGCTCGACGAAGGCCTGCTGATCACCGAGGGGATTCTCAAGGGCCTCGACAGACCGATGGCGTTGATCGGCGTGGCCGAGAAGGGCTATGCGACGCTGGTGCTGACCGCGCATGGCACGCCCGGTCATTCGTCGATGCCGCCCCGCGAAACGGCCATCGGCATGATGAGCGCAGCACTGGCGCAGCTTGAGAACAAGCGCCTGCCGATGCAGGTCCGCGGCACCGTCGGCGAGATGTTCGACACCATCGCGCCGGAAATGAGCGGCTTCAACCGCGTGGTGCTGTCCAATCTCTGGCTGTTCAAGCCCCTGCTGCTGCGCGAATTCGAGAAGAGCGGCCCGACCGAGGCGACGGTGCGCACGACCACGGCGCTGACGATCTTCAAGGCCGGCGAGCAGGACAATGTGCTGCCGGGCAATGCCGAGGCCACGGTAAATTTTCGGCTATTGCCCGGCGATACCCAGGCCAGCGTCACCGAACATGTGCGCAGCGCCGTCAGCAACGACAGGATTTCCATCGCGCCGTTCCCCGGCAATACCGATCCGCCCCCGGTGACCGGCACGGCGAGTCCGTCCTATCGCGCGCTCAACCAGACCATTCGCGAGATCTTCCCGGATGCGCTGGTGGCACCGGGCCTGATGGTGGCGGCAACGGACTCGCGGCACTACACGGATGTGACCGACAACATCTTCCGCTTCTCGCCGGTGCGCGCGACGTCCGAAGACCTCAAGCGCTTTCACGGCACCAATGAGCGTCTTAGCGTGGCGAATTACGCGGACATGATCCGGTTCTATCGACGGCTGATCGAGAATACGGCGAATTAAACCGCCGGGGCAGCCAGCCTGTGGATCGCACAGGCGGCCCGCAGCGTGTTGACCAGCAGGCACGCCACGGTCATCTGGCCGACGCCGCCTGGGACTGGCGTGATGGCGCCGGCGGTCTTCAGCGCTTCCTGATAGGCGACGTCGCCGACGAGGCGGGTCTTGCCTTCGGCGCCGGGCAGCCGATTGATGCCGACATCGATCACGGTCGCGCCGGGCTTGATCCAGTCACCGCGCACCATTTCAGGGCGGCCCACTGCCGCATAGACCAGATCCGCCTGCGCGCAGAGCTTGGCGAGATCGCGCGACTTCGAATGCGCGATGGTCACCGTGGCGTTTTCATTGAGCAGCAGTTGCACCAAGGGACGGCCGACCAGATTGGAACGGCCGATCACGATGGCATTCATGCCTTCGAGTGATTTGTGCACGCTCTTGGTCAGGATGATACAGCCGAGTGGCGTGCAGGGCGACAAAGCGGGCATGCCACTGGCGAGACGTCCGGCATTGGTCGGGTGCAGGCCGTCGACGTCCTTGGCGGGATCGATGGCGTTGACGACGGTGTCGGTGTCGAGCCCCTTCGGCAGCGGCAGCTGCACGAGGATACCGTGTACGGCCGGATCGGCGTTCAGCTTCTGCACCAGCGCGATCAGATCGGCCTGCGCGACATCAGCCGGCAGCTTGTGTTCGAAGGAGGCCATGCCGGCTTCCTGGGTCTGCTTGTGCTTGCTGCGCACGTAGACCTCGCTGGCGGGATCGCTGCCGACCAGCACTACGGCGAGGCCAGGCGTCACGCCATGTTCGGCTTTGACGCGCGCGACTTCGGCGGCGACGCGGTCGCGCAATTCGGCGGCAATGATCTTTCCATCGATGATGCTGGCGGTCATGTGTCGGTCCTGTCGTCTGTGTCGTCGGGCGTTGCTGCAGTGATCCTGCGCAGCATCGCGCCTAGTTTCGTCGGGTCGCCGTCGACCGCGATCTGCTTCACGCGCGACGTGGTGCCGGACAGCACGCGCACATCGCGCTTCGGCACGCCGAGCCGCTTGGCAAACAGTTCGGTCATGGCGCGGTTGGCTTCGCCGCCCTCGGCGATGGCGCGAACCCGCACCTTCACTACCGAACGGCCATTGGCCATGGTCTCGATCCCGTCGATATCGTCTCGGCCACCCCGCGGCGTCACGCGAACGGCGATGCTGACACCGTCAGTCGCGTAGCGCGAGGGATCTGCCACGAACCCGGCCGATCAGAAGACGCTGGGATAGATGTAGTAGGTGATCACCCGCTGCAGGAACATGATGATCAGGATCAGGATGATCGGCGAGATATCGAGGCCGCCGAGGCTCGGCAGCATTCTGCGGATTGGCGCCAGCACGGGCTCGGTGATCCGGAACAGGAATTCGGCGATCGCGGAGACGAACTGGTTGCGGGTGTTGACGACGTTGAAGGCGATCAGCCAGGACAGAATCGCCGAGGCGATCAGCAGCCAGACATAGAGATCGAGAATGATCAGCACGATATCGAGAACGGCGCGCATGGCGGGGATGGCTCGCGGGTTAGGTCGCGGATTCGACTGTCCGCTAAATATCGGTTCAGCCCCCCTCAAACAAGGGAAGTTCCGGGCGAAAAGTGCCGGAAAACCGCGCTTTTGCGACGTTCTTGACTTGCCGTTAACGGGGATTGTAAATGGCGCCGATTGCTGACCGGATCGCATGGGCGACCCGGTTCGTATCGGGGCCATAGCTCAGCTGGGAGAGCGCGTCGTTCGCAATGACGAGGTCGGCGGTTCGATCCCGCCTGGCTCCACCATCCTTCGCTTGCTTCGCAAGCTCTGGCTCGGCAAGCCACCCTCCCGACCATAAAAAGCGAAGCAAACGAATGATGTCTCGCCGAGGCGCAGGGCGTAGGCGGACCGGATTCACACCCGTCTCAACTGCAACCTTGCCACCGCCCCAGCGATGAAGCCGCGCGGAAAAAGCCGCAGCAGTAGCGGCACGATCTTGATGCCGAGGCCGGGGAAAACCGTGCGTTTGTTGGCCATCAGGCCCTGATAGCCCAGCAGGGCGACATCGGCGGCCGAGACATTGAGGATGGCTGAGTCGAGGCCCGGCGTGAATCCGGCGCGCGCCTGGAATTCCGAAGGCACCGGCCCGGGGCACAATGCGGTGACGCGCACGCCCTTTGAGCCGAGCTCCTGACGCAGTGCTTCGGTGAAGGACAGCACATAGGCCTTGCTGGCGTAGTACACGGCCATTCCGGGACCCGGCAAAAAACCCGCGATCGAGCTGAGATTGAGAATGCCGCCCTTGTTGCGGATCAGGCTCTCGGAAAAGCGCAGCGACAGATCCGTCAGTGCGCGCACATTGACCTCAAGCATGCCGAGTTGCCGGTCGCGGTCCATGTCGATGGCGCGACCGAACATGCCGAAGCCGGCATTGTTCACGACGTACTCCACTTCGACATCGGCAGCAGCGAGGGCAGCCGCGATCTGGGCGCAGGCGTCGCGTTGTTCGAGATCGCAGGGAATGATGATGGGCGCAGCGCCGCCGGCAGCAGTGATTTCAGCGGCCAGCGCATTCAGGCGCTCGGCACGGCGTGCAACCAGAGCGACGCGATGCTTGTTCGCAGCGAAGATGCGCGCGAACTCGGCGCCAATTCCGGCCGAGGCTCCGGTTATTAACGTCACGCGCTCAGTCACAATAAGGTACTCTTAAAATACGTGAGGACGATTTGCATGCATCTACAGGCGTAATAGGGATACCCGTGATGTGCAAGTCGGAATGACCACCGGAGTACCGCAGGACCTCCAGTTCCCGAGCGTGTAGCAGTGGCATGAATTATCGGGGACCGCGCATTAAACTTTGGTTATGCGTCGTGGTGCTGTCATTTGCCAGGCTGCGCCTGTTCAGACAGTGGTATCCGTTGTGGCCGTACCGCCCGCCACGCGTCGTTTGAGCTCCATCCGGTCACGTGATGAAACTGCGAGCAGGTCGGCTGCGCGCCAGACCACATTTTCCTCGAACTCACTGACGCGACCGTCAGCATAGACCAGCTGCCACATCATCTCGACGAGACGGACACGGCCGGGCTCGTCGACCACGCGCATGATGACGCTCGTAAAGTGATAGAGATCGACGGCTTCGCCTTCGACGAGGGTGGCAGCCGAGATGAGCCTGTCAGCCGTGCCGGGATCGAGCTCGAAACGCGACTCGATCAGGCTGTGCAACTTGGCTCTCTCGATAGCTGAGGGCTCACCGTCCAGCGAGATGACGTGAAGCATCAGCGCCGTGGCGGCAAGACGGAAGCCGGTATCGTCGAATGCCTGATTTTCGTGCGCATCGGGAGACACCACGTCGGCAATGAATTGGCGCAGTTTTTCCAGCATTATTCCTTGAACCAGATGATCGAGCGGGCTGCCATGCGGCGAAAGCGCTCGTGCTTTGTCGCGCGAAAATGGAACGCGCGCAATGCGGCCGGGTTCCCGAAGCGCTGATGACAGTTAAGTAACGATTGAGACGATTGGCAGTTTACGGGGGCTCATGTCACGGGATTTCATAGACCACCATTTTGTCGGCGATACCGCGCAAGGCCGCATGTTTCTGGATCGGCGTGATCTCAGCCTTCCGCAGAATGGCTTCCACGGCCTGCGCCGATATCACCGGGCTGGTAACGTGAATCGCTTGCGAGGTTGACAGGCCCTGCACCCTGGCAGCGATATTGACGGTCTGGCCAAAGTAATCCTGCCGCTCGTTCAGCATCACAGCGAGGCAGGGTCCCTCATGGATACCGATTTTGACCACGAGGTCTTTGGTGCCGCGCTCTTCATTCAGCCGCTCCATCGCGGCGCGCATGCGCAAACCTGCGGCCAGCGCCTGTTCGGGCCGCGTAAAGGTCGCCATGACGGCATCACCGATGGTCTTCACGACGGCACCGGCTTCCGACGCAATGATCTCCAGCAGTGCGTGGAAATGCGCACGCACCAGATCGAAGGCTGCGAGATCGCCGACGCGCTCGTACAAGGCAGTCGAGCCCTTGAGGTCGGTGAACAGGAAAGTCAGCGAGGTAATCTTCAGTCGCTGATCGATATTGAGGTTGTCGGCCTTGTAGACGTCGCGAAAGGTCTGGTTGGTGAGTATCCGCTTGGCTGTGAGGAACGGCTTGCGCTTGCCGATCAGGTGATGGAGACCCTCGGCCGCGACAAATACCGATGGCAGCACGCGCACCTCGGTCTGGTTTTCGAGGGACAATCGCAGCGGTCCGGGTTGCATTGTGATGGTGCCGGTCGGCGTATGCTGCCGGTTGTAGATCAGCGACAGATGCTGTCGTTCCTTGGTCGGCTCGCCCTGCACGTCAATGAACTGCGCGGCATGGGTTACCGGCTCGAACACGATGACGAATTCCGACGGCAAGTGCAGCGACATCACCGCTTTTTCATGTGCCGGCAATTCCATTGCGTCCAGTGTCACTTCATCGGTGAGTGACGCAAACGATTCCTGATTGAGATCGACGCCTGAACTCCAGAACACCTGCTTGAAATATTCCCAGAGCGGCAGCGTATTGGGGTCGTGTGCAGCGATGTGCCTGACGCGCGGTGCGACCGTGAACGCCACCTCGACCTGCTCGTCAACCGACGCTTCATAGCCGCAGGCGCAGAGCCCGCAATGGTAGTCGTCATGGCGTAGCGATTTCAGCGTGCTGTGGGCGTCGAGGACGCCGCTGCAGCCCGGGCACAACACATTCCAGGTCAGGTCGAACAGGCCGAGGCGGGAGGCATGCAGGAAGCCGGAAATGACGCGCTCTTCGTTCAGGCCACGGCGTGCCGCAAAATCCAGCACATTGATACGATTGAGTTCGTGGTCCGCGCCGTCGCGGATCAGTTGTGCAATGGCATCGGCTACGGCCGGATCGGTCGCCTGGTTCAATGTCGCGAATAGTGCCTGAACATCACTCATGGCATCAGTTTAGGCCAAATAGGCGCTGCATCCAAGACAGGGCTTTGCCGCAACACTTCAACTTGTCGTTCCGCCCGCGTGCCATGAGCGCGCGGGGGCGGGGAAGACGTGAGGAGAGGACGTGCTGAAATAACGTCAGCGTCGCTCAATCCAGAACTGTGGCGAGCGATCCGGTTGTGTCGTCACCACGCCGATCGGCATGACGGGCGCTTTATCCGGCAGCTCGATGCGGAACGCGCCGATGATTTTCGCCAGCGCCAATGTGGCCTCGACAAGCGCGAAATGCGCGCCGATGCAGACCCGGGCACCGACGCCAAAAGGCAGATAGGCGAAGCGGTCCGGCGGCGTCGCGCCGGGCATGAAGCGGGACGGCATGAAGGCGTTGGGCTCGTGCCACAATTTCTCGTGCCGATGCAGCAGCCAGGGCGCGATCAGGATCACGTCCTTGCTGGCAACGGACTGGCCAGCCAGACGATCAGGGCCCGCGGCGGCGCGCGCGATCAGAAAAGCCGGCGGATAGAGCCGCATGGTTTCGTCGATCACGGCGCGGGTGAATTTCAGATGTTCGATATCGAACGTACCGTTCGCACTGGCGGCGCGGGCTTCGGCCGCGACCTGCTCCTGGGTCGCCGGATCGAGCGTCAGCATATACAGCGCCCAGAACAGCGCCGTTGCCGTCGTCTCATGGCCGGCGAGGATCATCGTCGCCACCTGATCGCCGAGTTGCACGTCGGTGAAGGATGCGCCGGTTTCCGGATCGCGCGCGGCCACCATCAGATCGAACAGATCGCGCGGCGCGTCGTCGTTCTTGCCGGCGGCGCGACGTGCGGTCATCAGCTCGCCGACGAATCTCGTCCAGCGTCTGCGGAAGAAGGCGCGCGAGATATCCTGCGGCGTTGGCCAGCCCAGCGGCAGCAGCAGGTCGAGGAAATGCGGCCGTGCTAGGTTCATGCCGTATTCCATCACGAAGTCGCGCAGCTTCGCGCCATGTTCGGCCATGCCGAACGAGAACATGGTGCGGCCTGCGATCTCCAGCGTCATCCGCTGCATGATCGCGCGCAGATCGACCGGCTTGCCCTCCGCACGGTGCAGGTCGGCCAGCGTGTCATCGACCGCCGAGATCATGTGCGGCACCAAAGTCGTCACTGCGCGCGGTGTGAAGGCCGGCGCCAGTGTCCGGCGCTGGTGTTTCCAAGTGCGGCCTTCGGCGAGCAGCAGGCCCTCGCCGAGCATCGGCCGCAGCACGCGGAATGCCGCAGGCGTGCGGGTATAGTTCTCGTAATTGTCTACCAGCACATGGCGGATCGCATCGGGGTTATTGAGGATGAAACTGGCATGGCCGAAGAAGCGGCCCTTGATGATGTCATCTTCATAGGCACGCTGGCCCCAGGTCTCGATGGCGCTGCGGCGCATGGCCGACATACGCCCCAGTGCTCCCATGTTCTCGGGCGCACGCGGCGGGCTCGGCGGCACCAGGGGCTGCCGTGGAGCTGAAAAGTCATAGACTTCGGCAATGCTCACGATGGACCTCGCAACCTGAAATGCGGTGCCGGGTGTGGCTTCACTATAACAGTTGCTAATCCGGGCGCCATGAAGGCGTCGGCCTGTCGCGCGGTAATGGCTAGCTGCTTCTTCGCCCCCGTGCTCACCGAAAGGGGCGAGCCGAGACGAACTCTGCGACGACTTGCGGCCCAAACGGATGCATCCCTCGGAACGATACTCACTCATGCACATTGGGGAGGCAACGTTCCGTACCGGAACGATTTGGGGATGTAGAATGATCGATACAGTTGTCGTCCAACCCGCCGCAGGCGTCGACGAACCGCAAACCTCGGGCGTGTCGTGGGCTGCGGTCGCCGCCGGCGCGGTTACTTCGCTCGCACTTACGCTGATTCTGATTGCCTTTGGCACCGGTCTTGGCCTGTCGGTCGTATCGCCTTGGGCAAACTCAGGCGCCTCCACCACGACATTCAAGATCACGACCGGCATCTATCTGGTCGTGATCGCAATGATCTCATCATCGATCGGCGGCTATCTGGCCGGCCGCCTGCGGTCGCGCTGGATCGGTGTGCATTCGGACGAGGTCTACTTTCGCGACACTGCGCATGGATTCCTGGCCTGGTCGTTCGCAACAGTCTTGGGGGCAATTCTGCTGGCGTCTCCTGCCACGACCCTGTTGAGCGGGGCTACGTCAGGTGTTGCCGCAGGTGCAACCGCTGCAACGGCCCAGGCGGGTCCGAATGATGGCTACATCGATCTCGCTGCTCCGCCCGACGACGCCATCGGCCGATGGCAACAGCATGGAAGCGCGCGGTGAACTGTCGCGTCTGATGGCTGCCAGTTTCCGCGGCGGGGACGTCAAGCCTGCTGATCGCAGTTACGTCAACAAGGTCGTCGCCAGCCGCACCGGCTTGAGCGAGGCCGATGCGGACAAGCGTGTCACCGAAGTCATCAATGATGCGAAGTCCGCTGCGGATGCTGCACGCAAGGCTGCGATGCAACTCGCATTCTGGCTCACGGCTTCGCTGCTGATCGGTGCTTTCTCCGCCAGCCTTGCTGCGACGGAAGGTGGCGGTCTTCGTGACGGTACCTGGAAAAAACGTCGTTAACCCAATCAAAGGAGACAACCATGCCCATTCTTCTGTGGCTACTCGGAATCCCGCTTCCCCTCATCATCCTGGTGCTGTTGCTGCGATAACAGAATAACGACAGAGCCCCGTACCCGGCGGGGCTCTATGCTATTTCGAACAATGCTTCACGCGATCTGACGGAAGGCGCGCGCAAAAGCAGCGTTATGGAAGCCAAGCCCCGAGGCGCGCGAGAGTTGGCGTGATCTACTCGGTGAACTCCGCCACCGTGATCCGGTTTTCCGAAGCCGGCCAGGCACGCACCACGATCCGCTCCTGATTGAACAGTGCCGCCACCGGACGTCCGATATCTGTGACCGGAAGGCGGATGGTCGAGAGCGAATCCGTGGGCACGCCGGCTTTCACGTCGGTCGGCTCCTTGCCGTCGAGCAGCACGACATCGCGCGGCAGTCCGAAATAGCCGCGGACGCGCGACATCGACACCACCGCGCCGGCAGTGGTGTCGGCGGGACCCAGGGCGCGACCGGCGCGCAGATGAACGACGTCGGACGAGCGGAGGAATGGCGAGCGATAGGAATGCGTGATCGGCGCGCCTGCCGATGTCAGCACGATCTCGACAGGCCAGGTCGGGTCGACCTGAACCGGACCCCAGCGGCCATCGGCGGAGGTGCGGGTCGCATAGAGCGCCGCCCCGATCCGTTCGCCGCTGTCAGGTGCGACGCGATACACCTCGACCAGAGCATCCGCGACCGGACGATTGGTCGGCGCGCCGCCAGGCGTGCCGGTGACGAGACCGCTGATTTTCACCTCATTTTCCGGCGCGATATCGATCCGCGCGGGTTCGCGGCCGGCGATGAATTTGTAGATCTCGCGGAAGGCGCGGGGGTGAAAGCCGGTCTCGCGATGATCGATGGCGCCGATCACGAGATTGGTGGCGCCGCGCAGTGCCGGACCATCGGAGGTGACGCCGGTGGCCACGCCCGGCTTGCCGAGCAGCCGGCTATCGGGCTGCGCATATTTGTCGATGCCATCGCTGCGCAGCGTCAGGAACGCAGTACCCTCGGTCACTTCCGGGCCTTCGCTGCCATTGAGCCCTTTGAGGAACGGCCCGCGGCCGTTGAATTCGCTGCCGGGATTGTCGGCCCAGTCGAATACGCCGTGATTGGGCGTGCCGCACAACACGGCGTGGCTGACATCGCCTCCGCCGCCATTCTTGACGTAATTGCGCACCGCATTGCCGCCGCGGGAATTGGCGACGAGCGCCACTTTCACCGCGCCCGTGCGCTTTTTCAGTTTCGCGATGGCCTCGCCGAGCTCGCGGCGCTGGTCCTCCGTGGAGGAGCGGCCTTGCTGCGCCACAGCATCGTCGGAACGCGCCAGCGGATCGGTGAAATTGAGCGCCATCAGACGGTTGCGCGGAACGCCATTGGATTCCATGCGCCAGATCTGCGTCATCCAGAGCGCCGCGTGGTCGCCATTGCCGTGGACGAACAGAATCGGAGGAATGTCGGAACCGGCCGCTGCGCTAGGGTTGGTCTGTGCAACCGCCTCGAAACGGAGCGTATGGAGGGCCAGCGGCAGCATCGCTGCGCCTGTGAGAATGGTTCGTCGCGACAGCGTCATGGCTGGTCTCCCTCTATCTGCGCACTACCGGCGCTTGCTGCTGTGATAGCGGAGCAGGCACTGGACAGACAACGCGTTTCGCAGGCATCACCTTGGATACGCCAGCGGGGAATCAGGTCCCGCATGGCCCTGCAGTCGCTATCTGCAGCAGACGACGGGACTATGATGGCCGAAGCAGCGAAACCAGTGGTTCTTCCCTCCGACGGCATTGCCGCCCCGCTGCGGTTTGCGGTGTTCCGGCGGATCTGGCTCGCCAGCCTGCTGTCGAATCTGGGCCTGATGATCCAGAGCGTGGGCGCTGCCTGGGCGATGACCCAGATGACTGCGTCGGCGGACAAGGTGGCGCTGGTGCAGACCGCCTTGATGCTGCCGATCATGCTGATCTCCATGCCCGCAGGCGCCGTGGCCGACATGTATGACCGCCGCGTCGTGTCGCTGGTGTCGCTGGTGCTGTCGCTGGTCGGCGCCACCATGCTGACCATGCTGGACTGGACTGGCCACATCACGCCGAACATCTTGCTGGCCTTCTGCTTCATCATCGGCAGCGGCATGGCGCTGTTCGGGCCGGCCTGGCAATCCTCAGTGGGCGAGCAGGTGCCGCCGGAGGTACTGCCATCCGCCGTGGCGCTGAACGGCATCAGCTACAATATCGCGCGCAGTTTCGGCCCGGCGATCGGCGGCATCGTGGTTGCCGCCGCCGGTGCCGTCGCAGCCTTCGCGGCCAATGCGGTGCTGTACATCCCGTTGCTGGTGGTGCTGTTCCTGTGGCGTCGCAAGGTCGATGTGTCCAGGCTGCCGCGCGAACGGATGAGCCGCGCCATCGTGTCCGGCGTGCGCTACATCGCCAATTCGCCGTCGATCCGCATCGTGCTGACGCGCACGCTGATCACCGGCATCTGCGGTGGCTCGGTGTCGGCACTGATGCCGCTGGTCGCGCGCGACCTTCTGCATGGCGGCGCGCAGACCTATGGCATCATGCTCGGCGCCTTCGGCATGGGTGCGGTGATCGGCGCAATGAATATCGGCCATGTCCGCAAGCATCTCAGCGGCGAAGGCGCGATCCGCGCCTGCGCGCTGATTATGGGTGTCGCGATTGCTGTCGTTGCGGTCAGCAGTGAGCCCGTGATCACCGCGGCGGCGCTGGTGGTGGCGGGGTCGGTGTGGATGCTGGCGGTCGCCCTGTTCAATATTGGCGTGCAGCTCTCCGCACCGCGCTGGGTCGCCGGGCGTTCGCTTGCGGCATTCCAGGCGGCGATTGCCGGCGGCATTGCGATTGGCAGCTGGGGTTGGGGTCATCTCACCGATATGGTCGGCGTCGAGGCCGCGCTACTAGTGTCCGGCGCGTCGATGTTTCTGTCACCACTGTTCGGTCTGTTCTTGCGGATGCCGCCGACCGGCGCACGCGATGAGGATGCCGAGACGCTGGCTGACCCCGAAGTACAGCTGCAGCTCACAGCGCGCAGCGGCCCGCTGGTGGTAGAGATCGAATATCGCGTGGATCAGGAGAGTGCGCGGGCGTTCCACGGCGTGATGCAGGACGTGCAGCTCTCGCGCCAGCGCAACGGCGCCTATGGCTGGTCGATCGCGCGCGATATCGCCGATCCCGAATTGTGGACCGAGCGCTATCACTGCCCGACCTGGCTCGACTTCCTGCGCCAGCGCAACCGCGCGACACAGTCCGAACGCGCATTGTATCAGCGCGCAGTGGCATTCCATCTCGGGCCGGATCCGGTCCGCGTGCGTCGCATGCTGGAGCGGCCGTTTGGTTCGGTGCGCTGGAAGGACGATACGCCTGATCGCGCGGCGACCGAGGTGCTTCCTGTCGCGACGCCGGCCGGCAGCAGCGGTTAGAGTTTTTTGTTTTGACGCGAGCCCGTGCCCACTTCGCTCGAAAACGCTAGTCGCGCTATTGATTATTCTCGGCGAGAATTTTCGCGCAGGCCTTGCTGAGCTTCGAACGGTTTTCCTTGAGACAGCTGAGCACGACCATGTCGCCATCATTCATCTTGGCGCGGCAGAAGCGCGAGACGTCGCGTGAGCAGGCCGACTGATTGGCTGATGTGTTGCCGCCCTGCGCGAAAGCGGACGTTGCGATCAGCAGGAACGGAATGATCAAAAGTCGGGTCATGAAATGGGCCTCCCAAAAATTGGTTATCTGACTGTATGGCGCGCAACGAAGTACGCGGGAGTGGCGCAATGATGGCGAGCGTCCGGCACCATGTTTACGGATTGCGCGTTACGTCATTCAGGCGAACTGTCGCTGCTTAACTTCGCGATCCCGAGATCACGAGATCGTCGCGATGGATCATTTCGGCGCGGCCGCTGATGCCAAGAATAATCATCACGTCCGGAGATGAGCGGCCTTT
It contains:
- a CDS encoding M20 family peptidase; translation: MRRWIKLLRTAALIVIAAVLLLAGVVLVKTFSGGSRQLQVTAAAKAPVDEQAAAERLAEAIRFPTISNFLNPDQAAEPLRAMQAHLVASFPAFHAAAKREVVGDYSLLYTWEGSDPALKPIALLAHQDVVPVAPGTEKDWQQPPFKGVVADGFIWGRGSWDDKGNLYSILEAAEAMAKAGFKPKRTIYFAFGHDEEVSGKRGARAIAALLKSRGAKLDFVLDEGLLITEGILKGLDRPMALIGVAEKGYATLVLTAHGTPGHSSMPPRETAIGMMSAALAQLENKRLPMQVRGTVGEMFDTIAPEMSGFNRVVLSNLWLFKPLLLREFEKSGPTEATVRTTTALTIFKAGEQDNVLPGNAEATVNFRLLPGDTQASVTEHVRSAVSNDRISIAPFPGNTDPPPVTGTASPSYRALNQTIREIFPDALVAPGLMVAATDSRHYTDVTDNIFRFSPVRATSEDLKRFHGTNERLSVANYADMIRFYRRLIENTAN
- the folD gene encoding bifunctional methylenetetrahydrofolate dehydrogenase/methenyltetrahydrofolate cyclohydrolase FolD, whose protein sequence is MTASIIDGKIIAAELRDRVAAEVARVKAEHGVTPGLAVVLVGSDPASEVYVRSKHKQTQEAGMASFEHKLPADVAQADLIALVQKLNADPAVHGILVQLPLPKGLDTDTVVNAIDPAKDVDGLHPTNAGRLASGMPALSPCTPLGCIILTKSVHKSLEGMNAIVIGRSNLVGRPLVQLLLNENATVTIAHSKSRDLAKLCAQADLVYAAVGRPEMVRGDWIKPGATVIDVGINRLPGAEGKTRLVGDVAYQEALKTAGAITPVPGGVGQMTVACLLVNTLRAACAIHRLAAPAV
- a CDS encoding DUF167 domain-containing protein — translated: MADPSRYATDGVSIAVRVTPRGGRDDIDGIETMANGRSVVKVRVRAIAEGGEANRAMTELFAKRLGVPKRDVRVLSGTTSRVKQIAVDGDPTKLGAMLRRITAATPDDTDDRTDT
- a CDS encoding YggT family protein gives rise to the protein MRAVLDIVLIILDLYVWLLIASAILSWLIAFNVVNTRNQFVSAIAEFLFRITEPVLAPIRRMLPSLGGLDISPIILILIIMFLQRVITYYIYPSVF
- a CDS encoding SDR family NAD(P)-dependent oxidoreductase, whose amino-acid sequence is MTERVTLITGASAGIGAEFARIFAANKHRVALVARRAERLNALAAEITAAGGAAPIIIPCDLEQRDACAQIAAALAAADVEVEYVVNNAGFGMFGRAIDMDRDRQLGMLEVNVRALTDLSLRFSESLIRNKGGILNLSSIAGFLPGPGMAVYYASKAYVLSFTEALRQELGSKGVRVTALCPGPVPSEFQARAGFTPGLDSAILNVSAADVALLGYQGLMANKRTVFPGLGIKIVPLLLRLFPRGFIAGAVARLQLRRV
- a CDS encoding TerB family tellurite resistance protein: MLEKLRQFIADVVSPDAHENQAFDDTGFRLAATALMLHVISLDGEPSAIERAKLHSLIESRFELDPGTADRLISAATLVEGEAVDLYHFTSVIMRVVDEPGRVRLVEMMWQLVYADGRVSEFEENVVWRAADLLAVSSRDRMELKRRVAGGTATTDTTV
- a CDS encoding adenylate/guanylate cyclase domain-containing protein; translated protein: MSDVQALFATLNQATDPAVADAIAQLIRDGADHELNRINVLDFAARRGLNEERVISGFLHASRLGLFDLTWNVLCPGCSGVLDAHSTLKSLRHDDYHCGLCACGYEASVDEQVEVAFTVAPRVRHIAAHDPNTLPLWEYFKQVFWSSGVDLNQESFASLTDEVTLDAMELPAHEKAVMSLHLPSEFVIVFEPVTHAAQFIDVQGEPTKERQHLSLIYNRQHTPTGTITMQPGPLRLSLENQTEVRVLPSVFVAAEGLHHLIGKRKPFLTAKRILTNQTFRDVYKADNLNIDQRLKITSLTFLFTDLKGSTALYERVGDLAAFDLVRAHFHALLEIIASEAGAVVKTIGDAVMATFTRPEQALAAGLRMRAAMERLNEERGTKDLVVKIGIHEGPCLAVMLNERQDYFGQTVNIAARVQGLSTSQAIHVTSPVISAQAVEAILRKAEITPIQKHAALRGIADKMVVYEIP
- a CDS encoding cytochrome P450, whose amino-acid sequence is MSIAEVYDFSAPRQPLVPPSPPRAPENMGALGRMSAMRRSAIETWGQRAYEDDIIKGRFFGHASFILNNPDAIRHVLVDNYENYTRTPAAFRVLRPMLGEGLLLAEGRTWKHQRRTLAPAFTPRAVTTLVPHMISAVDDTLADLHRAEGKPVDLRAIMQRMTLEIAGRTMFSFGMAEHGAKLRDFVMEYGMNLARPHFLDLLLPLGWPTPQDISRAFFRRRWTRFVGELMTARRAAGKNDDAPRDLFDLMVAARDPETGASFTDVQLGDQVATMILAGHETTATALFWALYMLTLDPATQEQVAAEARAASANGTFDIEHLKFTRAVIDETMRLYPPAFLIARAAAGPDRLAGQSVASKDVILIAPWLLHRHEKLWHEPNAFMPSRFMPGATPPDRFAYLPFGVGARVCIGAHFALVEATLALAKIIGAFRIELPDKAPVMPIGVVTTQPDRSPQFWIERR